The Rhizobium viscosum genomic sequence AAGGATGGCGCCCGGCCGCTTTCCGTCCTCCGTTTCGACGTGCGGCTCCATCGCCGTCATCCGCGCCAATAGAGTACGCAGACCAGCGTGAAGAGACGCCGCGCGGTGTCGAAATCGACATCGATCTTGCCAGAGAGACGGTCCTTCAGGGTCTGCGATCCTTCATTATGAATGCCGCGTCGGCCCATGTCGATCGCCTCGATGCGGCTCGGTGAGGCCGAGCGGATCGCCTCGTAATAGCTCTCGCAGATCATGAAATAGTCTTTCACGATCCGGCGAAAGGGCGTCAGTGACAGGATATGAGTTGCGACATCATCGCCCTTTTCCGTGGTGATGGAAAAGACCAGCTTGGAATCGACAAGCGAAATATTCAGCCGGTACGGACCGCCGGCATGGCCTGATGGTGTGAAGGAATTCTCTTCGATCAGGTCGAAGATCGCGACCGCCCGCTCATGCTCGACATCAGGAGTCGAACGGCCGATCGTATCGTCAAGGACAACGTCGCAGAGCCGGAAGTCGCCCTTCACCATTCCCTCACCTTTCGAGGTTCAGGCGGATCGCGACCGATCGCGCATGGGCATCGAGGCCTTCGGAAACGGCAAGCGCGATCGCTGCCGGGCCAAGATCACGGAGCTGCTGCGGGCCGAGCCGCAGGATCGAGGTACGCTTGACGAAATCGAGAACCGAAAGGCCGGAAGAGAAGCGGGCCGAACGCGCCGTCGGCAACACGTGATTGGAGCCGCCGACGTAATCGCCGATCACTTCGGGCGTATGGGCGCCGATGAAGATCGCGCCGGCATTGCGGATCTTGTCCACGAAGGCATCGGGGTTGGCGACGGCAAGTTCCAGATGCTCGGCGGCGATACGGTTTGCGAGCGGGATGGCATGCTTGAGATCGGAGACGAGGATGATCGCGCCGAAATCGCGCCAGCTTGCCGCTGCGGTTTCCGCGCGGTTCAGCGTCTTCAACTGCCGCTCAACGGCTGCTTCCACCGCTTTGCCGAATTCCTCATCGTCGGTGATCAGGATCGCCTGCGAGCTTTCGTCATGCTCGGCCTGGGCAAGCAGATCGGCGGCGACCCAATCGGGATTATTGCCCTTGTCGGCAATGACGAGCACTTCGGAAGGGCCGGCGATCATGTCGATACCGACTGTACCGAAGACCTGGCGCTTGGCGGCTGCGACATAGGCATTGCCGGGGCCGGTAATCTTGGCAACCGGCGCAATCGTCTCCGTGCCATAGGCAAGGGCGGCAATCGCCTGCGCACCGCCGACGCGGTAGATTTCACTCACGCCGGCAAGCTTCGCGGCGGCCAGCACCGCCGGATTGACGGAGCCACCGGTTGCAGGCACGGCGATGACGATGCGCTCGACGCCAGCTACTTTCGCCGGTACGGCGTTCATCAGGACCGAGCTCGGATAGCTCGCCGTGCCGCCCGGTACGTAGAGACCAACAGCTTCGATCGCCGTCCAGCGTGAACCGAGACCGACGCCCATATTGTCTTCGTAGATATCGTCCTT encodes the following:
- a CDS encoding UPF0262 family protein; translated protein: MVKGDFRLCDVVLDDTIGRSTPDVEHERAVAIFDLIEENSFTPSGHAGGPYRLNISLVDSKLVFSITTEKGDDVATHILSLTPFRRIVKDYFMICESYYEAIRSASPSRIEAIDMGRRGIHNEGSQTLKDRLSGKIDVDFDTARRLFTLVCVLYWRG
- the hisD gene encoding histidinol dehydrogenase; translation: MAIWLNQVSDGFEQRFAVFLTTKREVSEDVNAVVRAIIDDVRARGDVALAEYSKKFDSIDYATVPMRVSDEEIENAVEVVPSEVLGALKVAALRIESHHRRQLPKDDIYEDNMGVGLGSRWTAIEAVGLYVPGGTASYPSSVLMNAVPAKVAGVERIVIAVPATGGSVNPAVLAAAKLAGVSEIYRVGGAQAIAALAYGTETIAPVAKITGPGNAYVAAAKRQVFGTVGIDMIAGPSEVLVIADKGNNPDWVAADLLAQAEHDESSQAILITDDEEFGKAVEAAVERQLKTLNRAETAAASWRDFGAIILVSDLKHAIPLANRIAAEHLELAVANPDAFVDKIRNAGAIFIGAHTPEVIGDYVGGSNHVLPTARSARFSSGLSVLDFVKRTSILRLGPQQLRDLGPAAIALAVSEGLDAHARSVAIRLNLER